GGCCGCACCTCTGGCTCGGGCTGTCGCTCGCGATCGCCCCGGTGGGTGGCTGGCTCGCCGTGGCGGGCGCGTGGAGTGAGCCGTGGTGGCTCCTCGCGCTGATCACGATCGCGGTGATGACCTGGGTGGCCGGCTTCGACATCTTCTATGCCCTCCCCGACGAAGGGTTCGACCGCGACCAGGGGCTGCGCAGTGCCGTGGTGCGGCTCGGCGTCCCGCGCGCGATCTTCCTTGCCAAGCTTCTCCACGGGATCACGATCCCCGCGCTCGGCATCTTCGGCTGGTTTGCCGGGTTCGGGATCTGGTACTTCGTCGGCGTCATCGTCGCCGCCGGCATCCTGGCGTGGGAGCATCAGCTGGTGAAGCCGGATGACCTGTCGAATCTCGACGCCGCGTTCTTCACGATGAACGGAGTGATGAGTCTTACCGTCTTCGGGTTTGCGCTTGTTGACGTACTGACACGATGACAGATGACAGATGACTGATGACTGATGACAGATGACTGATGACTGAGCATGGATGCTGGCACATCCGCCATCCACGTTTCGTCTCGGCCCAATATCCGTCATCCGTCATCTGTCATCCGTCATCCATCATCCTCCTGAGGATCTGAATGCCGCAGCTACCCCTGGTTTTCGCCATCACCGGTGCCTCCGGCGCTCCCTACGCGGTTCGGCTGCTCGATATTCTTGCGCGCAACCAGGTTCCGACCGATCTCATCGTGTCGGGCCACGGCTGGCGGTTGCTCGAGACCGAATCGGGGATCGCCGATGAAGCGGCCTTGCGCGCAGCGACCGGCGGCGACTGGCGGAGCATCACGGTCCATCCCGACAACGATCGCGGCGCGAAACCGGCCTCGGGCTCCTATCGCACGCAGGGGATGATCATCTGCCCGTGCTCGATGGGAACGGTTGCCGCCATTGCCGCGGGAACCTCGCGCTCGCTGGTGGAGCGTGCTGCCGATGTGATGCTCAAGGAGCGACGCAAGCTCATCCTCGTGCCACGTGAGACGCCGCTCTCGCTGATTCATCTCCGTAACCTCACCACGGTGACGGAAGCGGGCGCCGTGGTGATCCCCGCCGCTCCCGGGTTCTACCATCGTCCCGCGGCGATCGCCGACCTGGTGGACTTCATGGTGCAGCGGATGCTCGATCAGCTGGGACTCGACATTCCTCTGGGCCCGCGCTGGGGAGGGTAACGTGCGACTGGGGATCATTGCCGACACGCATGGCCTGCTGCGACCCGAAGTCTTCGAGGTCTTCGCGGAGGTCGATCACATCCTCCATGCTGGTGATCTGGGGCCGCTCGATCTGCTCACCGAACTGGAGGCGATTGCGCCGGTCACTGCGGTCTTCGGGAACACCGATCTGCCCGAGGTACGCGCCCGGCTGCCGCGAGTCGCGCGCATCCAGCTCGACGGCTTCGAGATCGTGGTGACGCACGGTGATCAGTTCGGTCGCGGGGTACCCAGCGAGGAGTTGCACGAGGCGTTCCCGGATGCGGAGATCATCATCCACGGGCACACCCACATCCCGAAGCTGGAACTGGTCGATGTCGTGGTGACGGTGATGAATCCGGGAGGCGCGGGGCCACGCCGATATGACATTCCGGCTTCGGTGGGAATCCTGGAACTCGAGGCGGGAATCCCGCCGCGCGGGCGACTGGTGCCGCTCACGGCGGCCGACGAGGACTGAACGGAGCGGGCGTTACACCTGGTGGGTGATCTGCGCCGCCACCACCCGCGAGAGCATGTTGAGGTCGTACGGCTTCTGGATCACCTCCGAGAAGCCATCCGCGGTGAGTTCCTGCGGGGTCGTGCCATCCACGAAACCCGAAGCGAGCACGATCCGGAGATCGGGGCGCAATGCGCGGATCTTGCGGCACGCCTCACGCCCCGTCATCCGCGGCATGTTGCCATCCATGATGACGAGGTCGAATGGCGTCACGGCGTCCGTCACCTTTTGCAGCGCTTCCTCGCCATCGGCCGCGACGGTCACGCCATAGCCCAGCCGCTCCAGCATTCTCCCGCCAACTACCCGGATCAGCGGTTCGTCGTCGACCAGGAGGATGTGACCCTTGCCGCGCGTCGGCTGGTCCAGCGCCACCTCCGGACTCGCGACGGCCTCGGAGTGGACCGGCAGATAGATCGTGATCGTGGTGCCTTCACCCATGGTGCTCTCCACTTCGATATGTCCCTGGTGAGATCGCACGGTGCCATAGACCATCGCGAGGCCCAGGCCCGTCCCCTGGCCTGGAGGCTTGGTCGTAAAGAACGGTTCGAAGAGTCGTGCCAGAACATCGTTCGACATTCCCGTGCCCGTATCGCGCACCTCGATGCCGACGTATTCGGTATCGAGCGTGAGTCGCGGGTTGCGTGCGAGGAAAGGGGCATCGGCCAGGAGACGGTAGGTCCGGAAGGAGAGGGTGCCCCCGCCGGGCATCGCGTCGCGCGCGTTGATGGCGAGGTTGAGGAGCGCGTTCACCAGCTGATTGTGGTCGCAGTGAACGTTCACCGGCGGCGTCGAGAGTTCGAGCCGCACCGCGATCCGGCGATCGAGGGTACGCTGCATCAGGGCCGCCGCCTCGGTCACGACCCGGTCGAGCGACACCGGCCGGGCCTCGAGCGGTTCGTTCCGCGCAAAGGCCAGCAGGTTGCGGCTCAACCCGGCGCCCCGCTCAGCGGCCGAACGAATCGCGGCGGCGTCGTCGTGGATCGCCTGTGCACCCACGCCCGGCTCCTGCAACATGTCGGCATAGCCGATGATCGCGGTCAGGAGGTTGTTGAAGTCGTGGGCGATTCCCCCGGCGAGCCGGCCGACCGCTTCCATCTTCTGCGACTGACGCAGTTCCTCTTCCAGCAGTTTGCGGTCCGTGACGTCCTGCACGACCGTGATCGCGAACGAGGGCGCGCCCGGTGAAACCACCATCGCGGAGGTGATGTTGGCCCACGCGACGCTGCCATCCACACGGAGGTAGCGTTTTTCCCGCTGCATGACCGCTGTCTCGCCCTCGAAGAGCTGGCGCGCCTGTTCGGCATCGCCGGCGATATCGTCGGGGTGCGTGACCTCGGCAGTGCGACGACCGACAACCGCATCGGGCGTGGTGCCGAGGATTGCCGCGAAGGCACGGTTGACCTGCAGATAGCATCCTTCGGTCGAGACTTCCGCCATCCCGACCGCGGCTTGCTCGAAGGCGCCGCGATAACGCGCCTCGCTGGCGGCGAGCGCGGCCTGGGCGCGCTGACGCTCGGTGATGTCCCGGAGAAAGACGCTGTACTCGGTGCCTTGCCCGGCTTCGTGCAGCGGGGTGATGGCGACCTCCACCGGGACCAGCGCCCCAGTACGCGTCCGGGCAAGGCGCTCGAATCTCTGGTTGATCGTCGAGCCTTCGAGCAGGGAGGGCGTCACCGCGAACTCGCCGGTGCCGGGGCTCGGACTGAGCAACTCGTTGAAGTTCTGCCCGACCGCGTCGGTCCGGCTCCAGCCCAGCACCTCCGTCGCCTGCGGATTCCATTCGCGCACGATGCCATCGGCATCGATCACGACGACGGCATCGAGTGCGGCCTCGAGGATGCGCCGAGTCCGGGCCGCGGTGCGCAACAGGGCGCGCTCTTCTTCCTCGGCGGCCCGCTGGCGCAGCAGCGCCGACATCCGGTTGAAGTGCTGTGTCAGCCGCCCGAGTTCATCCTCGTTGGGTGCCGACAAGGTCACCGCGAGGTCGCCGTAGGCAATCCGCGCGAGCCCGAGGTCGAGCGACGCGAGCGGCGCATAGAGTCGGCGATGCAGGAAGAGGCCGACGACCACGAAAAGAATGCAGCCACCGACCATCCAGAGCGCGACGAAGCGTGCGGCCGCACGCGCCGTGTCGGCGAGGAGGGCTTCGTGGCGATTGACGTTGCCGAGCGCGAGCATCGTGGCGTTCGCGAGATCGGCCGCCAGCGGCGCATCGAGCGTGTCGGCCTGCTTCATGAAGGCAGTGGCCGAAGGGACATCACCGAGTTCCATCGCGGCAATGGCGGCGAGCATTACCGAACCGAGATTCCCCTCGTGTACCCCGGCACTGATCAGTGTGGCTCGGAACTCGAGCGGAACTCCCTCGGGCCATGCCTGCGTGGTGAAGCCGCGCGGCGCCTCCAGCAACGCCTGCAGATTCAGGCGATGTCCCTCCAGCGTGTCCAGCGGCCCCGGGCCATGGCCGTCGCGTGTCACGCCGAGGAGCCGCCAGAGGTCGGTCATGATGTCGTCGAGGTGCTCGGCGCGGCGCGAGCTCTCGGTGAACTCCTGCAGGACCGTGGCGCTCTGCTGCTGCAGCCGCTGGGCCGCCGGGCCGAGGCGGAAGGCCACCACGAAACCCACGGCCGCGACATAGAGCAACGCGAGGACACCAATCGCGGACAGCGTCCAGCGAAGTGAAGGCGATCGACGGAGCAGTCGCGGCCGGGTCCCCGCGGTCAGGGGATCGCCTCAAGCGTTGGACGCACCAGGTGAAGCAGCGAGCGCCGTTCGGTGTCGAAACTGATCGGGCCCGTCACGCCGGCGAAGGGCGGTCGGGTGCGGCCCAGCGACACCAGCCACTGACGCACCGCCTGACGGTTGGCCCCGGCTTCGCGCGTTGCGGCGATGAGCACCTGATAGGCGTCGTAATAGAGCGCGTCACCAGCGTCGGGCGGATGCCCGAGGTATCGCTCGGCTCGCGCGATGAAATCGCGGTGCGAGGCGTCGCCATTGGACGGGTCCCAGAAGGTCACGCTGCCAAACTTCGCGCGAACATCGCGCGGCAGTCCCTGTACCTCCGCCGAATGGAGCGTGACGCCATCGCCAGCCAGAAACTGGACCTCCGGCAAGGCAGCGCTGATCGGCAAGATCAGGCAGTTCATGGTATTGCTGCGCAGCGCAAGCACAACGACGTCGGGGCGGTGCCGGGCCAGTGCGGCGAGTGCCGTCGTGCGATGGAGCGGTTCAGCGCGGATATCGGTGCACGGCCGATCAGGGACCCGTACCTTGTCGACCTCGGTCACTCCGCGCCGCTGCAGCGCGGCACTGACGCCGTCGCGCAGCCCGACGCCGTACTCGTCGCCACCGTAGAGAATGAGCACCGAGCGGCTGTGGAGCGAATCAATGGCGACGTCGGCGAGGAAGGCGCCCTCGACCGAATCGTTGGGGACCATGCGAAAGGTCCATTCGCCGGCGCTGCTGAGCCGTCGACTGGTCCCGGTGGGAACGATCTGGGGGATGCCGGCAGGATTGTAGACGTTCGCCGCGAGCAGCGACTCTCGACTCCCCGAATGCCCGACCACGGCGACAATGCGGTTGTCGGCGGCATAGGTCATCGCCTGCTCCGTTTCGCGACGAAGACCGCCCCCAAGGCTCGCCGACCACCGGACAACGGTGATCGGCGGGTTCAGGTGGAGCGAATCGAGTTCCTGGTCGACGAAGTCGACGATGCTGGGGTGGATCGCCGATCTCGGGTCGCCTGAACCGAGGAGTACGGGGGCCTGCATGTCACAGGCAGCGGCGCCGAGGAGCGCCAGCAGAACAGCAGGGAGGCGACTCACGCTGACTAACTTACCCCCGAACTGCGGCCCCGGGTATGCGCTAGTTCGGGTCCGGTGCCGGGGCCTTTGAGAGGGGGCCGGCGCCGACGCCAGTAATCTTTCCGTTCGCGTCGAGAATCCAGCGCAGCACCACCTGATCGTCCGGCATCTCACTGAAGAGCCCAGCGTGCCAGAACTGCGGCCGACCGTTGCGACGCGTCATCTTCTCCTCGACGATGGCCGTTTCCACCCCGACACGCTCGGCGATCTGGTTCATCATCGTCCGGAGCCCGTCGATGCCGCCGACCTTTTCGATCGTCTCCGGCGCGATGACCTGGAGCAATGAGTCGGCCTTCCCAGTCAGGAACCAGCGGTTGTAGGTCTTGCCCAAGGCGAGAAAATGCGCCTCCTGTTCCGGAGTCAGCTTCGGCACCGGGGCTGGCTCGCTCGAGGCGGCCGGCGCCGTCGGGGTGGTCTGGGCGGTAAGTGGGAGAGCAAAGAGCGCGAGGCCGACCAAGGCCGGCAGGTAGCGTGCATTCATCTGGTGTTCCAGGGTTCGGGTGACAGGCCCCAAACGAGAGAAGCCAAGGGATAGTTTCGTTTTGAAACCGGCCCCATTCTTTTGGTCCGTCGTCGGTCCACTACACGGTGTCGCGCAGTGACCTTTCCTAAAGATGGATTCGCCCTTCAATCCTCCGTCTAGGACTTTCGTAACTGCTTACTGCCAAATCATTTGTATTGCCCCATCCAGCGGCTTTTCGCGCTGGATCGGGGCGCATAACTTGCCCATCCTCAAGGCACGGAGCAGTGTCGCTGAAGTGGCATTTCGGCTCCCTCTCGAAGACGGAGCACCCCAATGATTCGAAGACTCCTCACGGTAGCTGTCGCGCTGGTCGCCGTGACCGCACCTCTCCTCTCCCAGACGACCGGTCCGGTCGTCCCAGTCAGTGATTTCGGGCCACGCCCCGGTCTCACCTTTGGCGGCAGTGGCATCTCGACCGACGCAGTGATGGCCAATTCCGCGGCCAATCAGGTCGCGCTCGGCGGAGCCCACCTGTTTCTCTCGGCCACGCCGCGTTTCGCCGACCCCGCGTTGACCAATGACGGCGCCGGGCGCTTCTTCGCGCTCGCCGGAACGGACCTCAATGCACCGAGCCCGGTGGACCCGTATGCGATGTGGAATTTCGATTTCGCGATCGTGGGTGACAACGTGAACGCGTGGAACTACCGCCTGTACTACGACTTCAATCCGGCCGTCGGCAACTTCGGCGATTACGGCTACGTCGCCGTGACCCCGACGCAGGACTCGTGGAACCTCGGGATGAATTTCCTCACGGTCTCGCTGGCCGGGATTGTGGTCCCGCCCACGTTCGCAGCGTTCAATCCGAATGTCGCGGGCGAGTATGGCTTCGCGCTGGTCGCGTTCAACGGCAGCCAGGTCGAAATGGGCCGGGCCGCGATTCTCGTGAACACTGCGTTGCCGGGCGGTCCTCAGGATGTCGTGCCGGAGCCCGCCACGATGGGGCTGTTGGCGACTGGCCTGGTTGGCATGGCCGCCGCGCGCCGCCGGAAGAAGATCACCCGGAGCTGATGCCGGAGTGATCAAGTTGCACCCTGCATCGGGCCCAGACGCCCGATGCAGGGTGTTGCTGCGTCAGCACGTCGCGTCGGTGTGCGGCCGATCGCATGCGAGTCGTCCCAACTTTCGGATCCTGAAACGATGACTTTCCTCGCGTTCGCACGATCCGGCAACCGTACTCTGAGGAGTTCCAATGCACCGAAAACTGTTTCTCGCTGCCGCAGCGGCGATCGCTGTTGCTGCCGCCCCGCTCACCGCACAGACGACATCTCCCGTGGTTCCGTTGAGCGACTTCGGCCCCCGACCCGGCCTCACCTTCGGTGGCAGTGGCATCTCGACTGATGCAGTCGAGGCCAACTCAGTGGCCAATCAGGTCGCACTGGGCGGCACGCACCTGTTTCTGTCCGCAACGCCTCGGTTCGCCGATCCCGCCCTTGGGAACGACGGCGCGGGCACCTTCTTCGCCCAGGCCGGCACCGATCTGAATCCGCCGAGCCCGCTCGATCCCTACGCGCTCTGGAACTTCGATTTCGCGATCGTCGGTGAGAATGTCGAATCTTGGAACTACCGGCTGTACTACGACTTCAACCCCGCAGCCGGCAATTTCGGCGACTATGGCTACGTGGCGGTCACTCCGACCCAGGACTCCTGGAACCTCGGGATGAACTTCCTCGGAACCGCCATCGCCGGCATTGTGGTGCCGCCGACCTTCGCCGCGTTCAACCCGAACGCCGCGGGCGAGTATGGCTTCGCCCTGGTCGCATTCAATGGCAGCCAGGAGGAAGTGGGTCGCACAGCGATTCTCGTCAACACCGCCGCGACCGACGTGGTGCCCGAGCCGGCGAGCATGTCGCTGATGGCCATGGGTCTGGTCGGGATGGCCGCGGCGCGCCGCCGGAAGAAGGCCGCCCGCAGCTAGCTCCACGCCTCGAGCGGCTGGGTCCGGCGCCACGCATCGGGCCGGGTCCGGAACCAGCTCATCACCAGCAGCCGCTGGTGCAGTCGCTCCGCATCGACCCGTTCCCTGGGCGGTGCGGGGCGATTGCGTTCGGTCCGTACCACGGCCTCGAATGCTTCCCGCTCGATCGGAGAAACCGGGTCGGGATAGCAGGCGCGCACCTCGCCCCCGATGATGATGTACGCGCGCGCATCGCCGTTCGACCCCGGATCGCGGTAGACAAAGGTGAGCAGTTCGAGGGCCGTGCGCGCTCGGGTCGTCGCGGCGAGCAACCATTCGAGTGACTCGAATCGTTCACGCCAGCGGAGTGCTCCCTCGAAATCACCCGCATCGCTCCGCGTCGTCATCTCGGTGATGACCCGATCGACGGGTCGCACGCTGCGCCCGTCGCAGAACGCCGCCGCAATTTCAGCCTGCTCCCGATACGTCGACTCTACCACGAGTCCCGCGCATGGTCCGAGGCAGGTGCGGAACTCGAATCGCGGGCAAGCGGCCCGCCTGGGCTCTGCGAAGAGGTCGCCCTGTTCGGCGTACAGCATTGGCATGTCGGCGCGACAGTCGCGCAGGCCGAGGAGGTCGCTGAGAATCCGGGCCGCCTGTTGCGCGCGCCCCCGGGAGGGAATCGGTCCGTATACTCGACCGGGGTGCCGTTCTGGCGAGGTGGTGGGGAGCAGGCGCGGGGCGGGCTCGTCGGTCAGCACAAGGAAGCCGTACTGCTTCGAGCGATTCATCGCGACGTTGAAGCTGGGTCGATGCTTGCGAATCAACTTCAGTTCGTTGAGTGCTGCAGCGAATTCACTTGGAGCGTAGTCGAAGACGATGTCGCTGGCCGCGTGCAGAATGCGCGCAGCTTTGTCGTGGGGATATTCGGCCCGGAAATAGGAGAGCAGTCGGGTCCGCAGCTGCTTCGCCTTGCCCACGTAGAGCACTCGCCCGGAGGCGTCGAGCATCCGGTAGGTGCCGGGTCGATCCTCGGCCAGCCGCCGGACCCGGAGGCGCAACGCCTCGAGGTCGGCAGCAGGGAGGGCGAGGGCGAGGGAGGCCATGCCGAAAGATACGAGAAGGGAGAAGCGAGAAGGGAGAATCGAGAAGGGAGAAGGGAGAAGGGAGAAGGGAGAAGGGAGAAGGGAGGAGGGTCGAGAACGTGTCACCCTGAGCGTAGCGAGGGGGCGGAGTTCAGGCTCCCTCGACTCCGCCCGCTTCGCGGGCTGCGCTCAGGATGACAACCCCTTCTCCCTTCTCCCTTCTCGCTTCTCGTCTTCAGCTCTGGCACCGCCAGCAAAACACCGTCCCGCGCGCATCGATATCGTGGGTCGCGGCGAGGCGGGTCCCGCAGATCCGGCATGCCTCCCCTTCGCGGCCATAGACGAAGAGCTCAAGCTGGAAATTGCCCGGCTCACCGGTGCTGGTGACATAATCCCGGAACGAGGTCCCCTCGCTCGCGATGGCCGCGGCGAGAATACGCTGGACGTGGCCATGGAGGCTGCGAAGCTGGGCAACTGGCACCCGGCTGGCGGCCTTCGAGGGGTCGATCCCCGCGGCGAAGAGGGCCTCGGTCGCATAGATGTTTCCGACGCCAACGACGACCTTCTGGTCCATCAGGACTTTCTTGATCGCCGCGCGGGATTTCCCGAGCCGCTGAGCGAAGAGGTCGGCAGTGAACGCCGGGTCGAGCGGTTCCGGTCCGAGGCGGGCGTCGTAGGCGAGCCAGCCGGCTTCGTCGAGCCAGCGCAGCGTACCGATCCGGCGGACATCGCGATAAACCAGGGTCGCGCCGTCATCGAGGTCGCAACGGAGCACGGCATAGTGCAGTTCTTCGGCTGAGAGCGCTCGCTCGTATACCAGCAGTGACCCGGTCATCCCGGGCTGTACCGCGAGAATCTTCGTGTCGGTGCGCAGCAGCGCGTGCTTCGCGCGGCGATCGACCGCGGTGATCTGACGTCCAGGGAGTTCTCGCAGCAAGGTGTCCGCGCTCACGCCCTCGAGCACGTTGTCGTGCGACAGCGCGGCACTCACGATCCGTCGATCCACGAGTCGTGCCCGCAGCTGGCGGACGAGAGTCTCGACTTCAGGTAGTTCCGGCATCAGCCCTCCCTTCTCTCTTCTCCCTTCTCCCTTCTCGCAGCTTCCCGCCACCCAATGTCCCCGCGAAACTGCATCCCCTCGAAACGAATGCTCTCGGCGGCGCGCCGACTGGCGGACTGCGCCTCGGCGAACGTCGCGGCGACAGCGGTCACTGCGAAGACGCGCCCGCCGTTCGTTACGAGGGTGCCGTCCTCCCGGGAGGCCGTGCCCGCGTGGTAGACGGTGACGCCCTCGGCGAAGCGCTCGGGGAGCGTGATCGGGTCACCCTTTCGTGGCGCATCGGGGTAGCCTGCCGCCGCAACGACCGTGGTCACTGCGGCCGCGTCACGCAGGGTAAGCTCGGGCAGTGCTGCACCGCGAGCCGCGGCGTCGAGCAGCGCAGTCAGACCGGAGCCAACCAGCGGCAGGACTACCTCGGTCTCGGGATCGCCGAGTCGGCAATTGAATTCCACCACGTTCGGTGTGCCGTCGGGATGGAGCATCAACCCGGCATAGAGCACCCCGCAGAATGGCGCACCGCGTCGTTCGAGTTCGGCGAGCGCGGGGAGCAGAACCTCTCGCTCCACGCGCGCGAGCAGGGCAGGGGAAGTAAGCGCGACCGGAGCGTACGCGCCCATCCCGCCGGTGTTGGGGCCGAGATCGCCTTCGCCGAGCCGCTTGTGGTCCTGGGCCGGCGGCAGGATGCGCACTTCGCGGCCGTTGGTGACGGCCAGCACCGAAAGCTCTTCTCCGACCAGAAACGACTCGATCACGACGACATCGCCCGCGGCGCCGAATTGATGCTCACCCAGCATTGACCTCACCGTGTGAGCGGCTTCGTCGCGGGTCTCGCAGACGACGGCGCCCTTGCCGGCCGCGAGGCCTGATGCCTTCACGACCAGCGGCTCGGCATGCGTGTCGATGTACGCGAGGGCGGCAGCCAGATCGGTGAAGGTGGCGCTCGCCGCGGTGGGAATCCCGGCGGCCGCCATCACATCCTTCGCGAAGGCCTTCGACGCCTCTATTTGTGCTGCGGCGGCCCCCGGCCCGAACACGGCGATCCCCGCCGTGCGCAGCCGATCGGCGAGTCCGAGTGCCAGCGGGACTTCGGGACCGACGACGACGAGGTCGATCGAGAGGAACGCGGCGGCATCGGTGAGGCGGTCGAGATCATCGGCCGCGATCGGCAGGTTGGTAGCCAGCTGGGCCGTTCCCGGGTTGCCCGGGGCGACGTAGATCAGGTGGGACGGATCATCGGCAGCGAGGGCGTGGACGAGTGCGTGTTCGCGGCCCCCGCCGCCGACGATGAGCAACTTCACGCGGAGCCTTTCGCGCGCGCTTCCTGATAGGCTTCCTTCGCCTTCTCGCCGGCGCGCTTCGCGGCATTCTTGATGTGATCCACGGTGTCCTTGAACTCCGCCTTGTAGTGCGCCGCCGCGTCGCGCATATCGTCGCGCAGTGGGCGATCGGCCTCGGGCGTCCCGCGACGGATGTACTCGCCCCGGATGATCCGCTCGTATTCGCCCGCCTGCACCCAGCGCTGCACTTCTGCGGCGCGCACGACATTCATCGGGTGCGTGAGCGCCAGCGTCGCGACAATCTTGTAGACGATGTCGAGCCCGTCGTTGGACGCGGCGTATTCATTCGCCTGCTGCATGAACGGTTCGAGATTCAGGTCGCCAGGGCGGATGTTCGCGGTGTTGCCGCCGCCAGCCATCTTCATGAAGAGCCGCATGGTGGCCGCGAGATCCTGCGAACCGAGCAGGCCCGCACGATCGGCCGAAAGCTCTGATTTCCGCGACCACTCGAGGAACGCCATCTTCACGGGCAGCAGGATGATGCTCGCGAGCACTGGCAACACGCCGAGTGACACCAGCAGCATGATCTCGGCGATGGTACGGTAGAGCGAGTGCCCGCTCATCACGTGACCAAGCTCGTGCGCGAGCAGGACTCGCTGCTCATCGATGTCGAGCAGCTCGAGCGCCGAACTGTGAATCACGATGAAGGGGTTGTCGATGCCGTAAGCGCCGGCGTTGAACACGGGAGTCTGGGTGACGTAAAGCTCGGGGATCACTTCCCAGCCGAAGGTCGAGCAGTTCTCGACGTGCAATCCCCAGAGCGTCGGGAACTGGGTCGGCCCCACGCGAACGGCGTTGCCCTGGAAGAGCAGCTGGATGCCTCGCTCACCACCAAGGATGCCGAGAATCTTGCGAATGATTTCGTCGACGCCAGGAATGGCGCGGAGCGATTGGAGGGCGGCGCGATCGGCTGGATGTTCCCACGAGACGGCAGCAATCTCGGGCAAGGCGACGCGCGGACGGGCGGCAGGCAACGAGGTCATCACGAGCTCGACAGTTGGGGACTCACAATCCTACGCAGTCGGCCGGGGTTCTGTTTCACGATGCACCATCAGACCGCCATCGCCTGATCGAGGTCGGCCATCAGGTCGTCGATGTCCTCGATCCCGACCGAGAGCCGGACCAGGGAGTCGGTGAGCCCCATTTCGTCGCGCATCGCCTTGGGGACCGAAGCGTGGGTCATCGAGGCCGGGTGCCCCACCAGCGACTCCACCCCGCCCAGCGACTCGGCGAGCGAGAAGATCTTCGTGGCTTCCACCATCCGCTTCGCCTTGGCGACATCCCCCAGCTCGATCGACAGCATCCCGCCGAAGTCGCTCATCTGGCGGCTGGCGAGGGCGTGCTGCGGATGATCGGCCAGACCAGGGTAATAGACGCGCACCACATCCTTCCGTTCCGAGAGCCACTGGGCCAGCCGCCTGGCGCTGCGGCAGTGGGCCTTCATCCGCAGCGGCAGGGTCTTGACGCCGCGCAGGGCGAGCCAGCAATCGAACGGGCCCGGGACGCCACCAGCGGCGTTCTGGAGGAAGCCGAGCTGCTCGCCGAGGTCGTCGCGTCCGGTAATCAGGGCGCCACCCACCATATCCGAGTGCCCGTTGAGGTACTTGGTGGTGGAGTGCAGCACGATATCGGCGCCGAAGGAGAGCGGGCGCTGGAGGATCGGCGTCGCGAAGGTGTTGTCGACCACGAAGAGCAGCCCCAGGGCCTGCGCCAGGTCGCCCACGGCACGCAGGTCGGTGAGGAACATCATCGGATTCGTCGGCGTCTCGCAGAAGAGCATTTTCGTGGTCGGCCGCAGGGCGCCTTCGATGTTCCGGATCTCGCGCATGTCGACAAAAGTGAACTCGAGCCCGAAGCGCTCATAAACGCGCTGCATCAGCCGATGACTACCGCCGTAGATGTTCGCGCCGACCACGACGTGATCGCCCTTGTTGAGGAGCTTGAGGGTGGTGTCGAGCGCCGCCAGACCCGAGCCGAAGGCGAAGCCGTGGCTCCCCCCTTCGAGGGCGGTCAGGCAGCGCTCGAGGGTCTCGCGCGTGGGGTTCTGGGTACGGGCGTATTCGTAGCCCGCGTGGGGTGACCCGAGTGCGTCCTGGATATAGGTGGACGTCTGGTAGATCGGTGGCATGACCGCACCCGCCAGCGGGTCGGGCTGGTGACCCGCGTGGACCGCCAGAGTAGCGAGTCGGTGAGCGGGATCTGTATGTGCGAGTCGAGTCATGGTGGTGCCCGGCGAAAGGAGGCGGAAGGTTATGCCCCGCCTCAAGTTGGGGCAACCCGCTGATTGTCGGGACCGGCCGCCCCCGGTACTTTTTTCATGGATGGCCTCCCTGAACCCTGCTGCCTCCGGACCCGAGACCGAGCGCATCCTCGTCGTCGACAACGATGAGTACGTTCGGCGCGTCCTGACCCGGGCTTTGGCC
This portion of the Gemmatimonadota bacterium genome encodes:
- a CDS encoding UbiA-like polyprenyltransferase — its product is MDDGSVSREGQTFAGGSALARWASFVKLPHTLFALPFALVGVLAASQVATITAPVVLWVVVAFSAARFAAMGFNRIVDRRFDHENPRTRAREIPAGSISVAQASIAVAAAAALFVFAAWQLNPLCFVLAPVALCWVLCYSYAKRFTHWPHLWLGLSLAIAPVGGWLAVAGAWSEPWWLLALITIAVMTWVAGFDIFYALPDEGFDRDQGLRSAVVRLGVPRAIFLAKLLHGITIPALGIFGWFAGFGIWYFVGVIVAAGILAWEHQLVKPDDLSNLDAAFFTMNGVMSLTVFGFALVDVLTR
- a CDS encoding flavin prenyltransferase UbiX translates to MPQLPLVFAITGASGAPYAVRLLDILARNQVPTDLIVSGHGWRLLETESGIADEAALRAATGGDWRSITVHPDNDRGAKPASGSYRTQGMIICPCSMGTVAAIAAGTSRSLVERAADVMLKERRKLILVPRETPLSLIHLRNLTTVTEAGAVVIPAAPGFYHRPAAIADLVDFMVQRMLDQLGLDIPLGPRWGG
- a CDS encoding branched-chain amino acid ABC transporter substrate-binding protein gives rise to the protein MSRLPAVLLALLGAAACDMQAPVLLGSGDPRSAIHPSIVDFVDQELDSLHLNPPITVVRWSASLGGGLRRETEQAMTYAADNRIVAVVGHSGSRESLLAANVYNPAGIPQIVPTGTSRRLSSAGEWTFRMVPNDSVEGAFLADVAIDSLHSRSVLILYGGDEYGVGLRDGVSAALQRRGVTEVDKVRVPDRPCTDIRAEPLHRTTALAALARHRPDVVVLALRSNTMNCLILPISAALPEVQFLAGDGVTLHSAEVQGLPRDVRAKFGSVTFWDPSNGDASHRDFIARAERYLGHPPDAGDALYYDAYQVLIAATREAGANRQAVRQWLVSLGRTRPPFAGVTGPISFDTERRSLLHLVRPTLEAIP
- a CDS encoding PAS domain S-box protein, whose amino-acid sequence is MLYVAAVGFVVAFRLGPAAQRLQQQSATVLQEFTESSRRAEHLDDIMTDLWRLLGVTRDGHGPGPLDTLEGHRLNLQALLEAPRGFTTQAWPEGVPLEFRATLISAGVHEGNLGSVMLAAIAAMELGDVPSATAFMKQADTLDAPLAADLANATMLALGNVNRHEALLADTARAAARFVALWMVGGCILFVVVGLFLHRRLYAPLASLDLGLARIAYGDLAVTLSAPNEDELGRLTQHFNRMSALLRQRAAEEEERALLRTAARTRRILEAALDAVVVIDADGIVREWNPQATEVLGWSRTDAVGQNFNELLSPSPGTGEFAVTPSLLEGSTINQRFERLARTRTGALVPVEVAITPLHEAGQGTEYSVFLRDITERQRAQAALAASEARYRGAFEQAAVGMAEVSTEGCYLQVNRAFAAILGTTPDAVVGRRTAEVTHPDDIAGDAEQARQLFEGETAVMQREKRYLRVDGSVAWANITSAMVVSPGAPSFAITVVQDVTDRKLLEEELRQSQKMEAVGRLAGGIAHDFNNLLTAIIGYADMLQEPGVGAQAIHDDAAAIRSAAERGAGLSRNLLAFARNEPLEARPVSLDRVVTEAAALMQRTLDRRIAVRLELSTPPVNVHCDHNQLVNALLNLAINARDAMPGGGTLSFRTYRLLADAPFLARNPRLTLDTEYVGIEVRDTGTGMSNDVLARLFEPFFTTKPPGQGTGLGLAMVYGTVRSHQGHIEVESTMGEGTTITIYLPVHSEAVASPEVALDQPTRGKGHILLVDDEPLIRVVGGRMLERLGYGVTVAADGEEALQKVTDAVTPFDLVIMDGNMPRMTGREACRKIRALRPDLRIVLASGFVDGTTPQELTADGFSEVIQKPYDLNMLSRVVAAQITHQV
- a CDS encoding metallophosphoesterase family protein, translating into MRLGIIADTHGLLRPEVFEVFAEVDHILHAGDLGPLDLLTELEAIAPVTAVFGNTDLPEVRARLPRVARIQLDGFEIVVTHGDQFGRGVPSEELHEAFPDAEIIIHGHTHIPKLELVDVVVTVMNPGGAGPRRYDIPASVGILELEAGIPPRGRLVPLTAADED